Proteins from a genomic interval of Medicago truncatula cultivar Jemalong A17 chromosome 3, MtrunA17r5.0-ANR, whole genome shotgun sequence:
- the LOC11433231 gene encoding transcription initiation factor TFIID subunit 7 yields the protein MEEQFILRVPPNVAERIERLLNENNASSSEDKSLDLQFSDDGRSGTFVIGDEHFPASLLDLPAVVESYKTYDDNSLVKTADIGQMIMVRESGDAAPDVIEYRHGLTPPMRDARKRRFRREPDLNPELVSRVEKDLLKIIAGGTAENIDVEVAEQEGGENARGANKKPAATSASKNDVPETHTNAGDADRSDSDDSDDSV from the exons ATGGAGGAGCAATTCATACTTAGAGTTCCACCTAATGTTGCGGAGCGGATTGAGCGTCTTTTGAATGAAAACAATGCTTCTTCATCTGAAGACAAGTCGCTAGATTTGCAATTTAGCGATGATGGAAGAAGCGGAACGTTTGTGATTGGGGATGAGCATTTCCCAGCTTCTCTGCTGGACCTTCCTGCTGTCGTTGAATCTTACAAGACTTATGATGATAACTCTTTGGTTAAGACTGCTGATATTGGTCAG ATGATTATGGTGAGGGAATCTGGTGATGCTGCTCCAGATGTAATTGAGTATCGACATGGTCTCACCCCTCCCATGAGAGATGCCCGTAAGCGTAGATTCCGCAGAGAGCCTGACCTTAAT CCTGAGCTTGTCTCTCGTGTTGAGAAAGATCTTCTCAAAATCATTGCTGGAGGAACGGCTGAAAATATTG ATGTGGAAGTAGCTGAGCAAGAAGGTGGTGAGAATGCTCGAGGTGCTAATAAAAAACCTGCAGCTACATCCGCATCAAAGAATGATGTTCCAGAGACTCATACAAACGCTGGGGATGCTGACAGGAGTGACTCTGATGACTCTGATGA